A segment of the Niveibacterium umoris genome:
CGCCGTCGGCGCTGCGCGCCGATCCCCCGACCCCGCTGCGCCACTCGGCGCTCTCGACGGGACCCAAGATCAAAACCGTCGCAGTTTCACCGTGCGTTGCACATTCGTAGCCTGGATGGGGCGGAGCGGAATCCGGGGCCGCCTCAAATCGTTCATGCGCGCTCCCCGGATTCCGGCCTGCGGCCTGCATCCGGGCTACGAGGACGCGCCAGCGGTTGATCGTCGACGCTTTTCTTTCCCCCTCTGAAACGCCGAGCAGCGCAGCGTTGCCGGGTTCCGACGTGCGAAGCACGGCGGGGCCGAGGACTGTTTGAGCTCCGAGTGCAGCGAGGGCGAGTTCCGCAGGCCCCCGGCGACGCGAGCAGCGCAGGGCACCCCGCCGCAGGCGGGGCGTTGAAGCGGGGCGACTTTCTTTGGGTACTTTCTTTGTTCGCACAAAGAAAGTACCCCGGCCGCCGGGCCGGGACCCGGCTTGATCGGGAATGCCTTCGCAACGCGACACGGCGAATCGCAAGCCGAACGATGAAAACCTCAAGCCTCGCCCACGACAGCGGCTCGGCGCCCTCCCCACGAGGCGCTAGAGAAGATCCCGCCGCATCAACACACTGAGATAGTTCGTCTTCGGCCGCCAGTCGTGCGTGCCGACCTCGACGTAACCCCAACGCCGATACATATCGATCAGGTCGATCGCCGGCGCCGCGGTGTCGATCATCATCGTGGCGGCGCCATGCTCGCCAGCCAACGCCATAGCCGCTGCGTGCAGCGCGCGGCCGATACCCTGCCCCTTGAAGGCGGGCGCCACCGCGAATTGGCACAGCGTCCAGACCTTCGGATCGCGGTAGCGCTCGACGTCGGACGCAGGCTGCGGCGGCCGAGCGGTGATGGTGCCGACGATGCGGCCACCCTGTTCCGCCACTAAACCGTGACCGGATGCGAATCGCGCGGCGGTGTCTTCGGGCGATTGATGTGTCGCCCAGTAACGCAGTCCCCGCGCCGCCTGACTGGCATAGCCAGCGCGGATGACGTCGTGCGTCAGGGCGACGAGATCATCGGAATCACTTAGCGGGCGGACGATCAGCGAATTGCTCATTGTCCGCTCCACACCAGACAACGAGGGCTCACTTACCCCAGCTGTCCTTCAGCCCAACCGCCAGGTTGAACACCGGTTTGCCCGCCACCGAATCCTTGCGGTCGGCAACAAAGTAGCCGTGGCGTTCGAACTGGAAGGTGTCGCCCGGTTGCGCGGCGGCGAGACCCGGCTCCAGGTAGGCGGTGATCACGCGCTTGGAGTTCGGGTTCAGCGCATCGAGGAAGTCGCGGCCGCCGGCGTCCGGCTGGGCTTCGGTGA
Coding sequences within it:
- a CDS encoding GNAT family N-acetyltransferase; translated protein: MSNSLIVRPLSDSDDLVALTHDVIRAGYASQAARGLRYWATHQSPEDTAARFASGHGLVAEQGGRIVGTITARPPQPASDVERYRDPKVWTLCQFAVAPAFKGQGIGRALHAAAMALAGEHGAATMMIDTAAPAIDLIDMYRRWGYVEVGTHDWRPKTNYLSVLMRRDLL